Genomic window (Aurantimicrobium sp. INA4):
CGCCATGCCTGTTCGGCAAGCTCGTGTGCGCGCCGAACAACAGTAGCCCCGGGAGCTGGTGCTGGCTCGTCAATGCTGAAGCGAACGGCAGGACCAAAGATGTCATGTTGATGAGTTGTTTGGTTACTCCCAATCTCACGCAGCTCTTCTGGCCGGTCAGCGGTGACAACAATCATGGGAACACCAGCATGGTGTGCTTCAAGAACAGCAGGATGCAGGTTTGCTACAGCAGAACCGGAGGTAGTGATCACTACTGCTGGAGTTGAGCTTTCTACTGCGATACCCAAAGCTACGAACCCGGCTACACGTTCATCAATGCGCACATGAAGTTTCACATCGCCGCGGCGCTCAAGTTCGGCAGCCACAAGAGCTAGTGCTTGAGAACGTGAACCCGGAGCTAGAACTATGTGTTCGACACCCAGCTCAATCAGAGAGGGAAGAAACTCAGCAGCAAAAACTGAGGAAGGTGCCGCCTTGCTCACGATGAGCCACCGGGTGGATCCTTCGGTGGGAAATTCAAACCACGAAGGAAGTCTGGGTCATCGTCTGGAGCAATGGTTCCACGTGGGCCTTTCCCCTTAGGACCTCGACCAACGGTGAACCACAGGATAGGTCCCACAACAGGAATCACAATGACGACAACAATCCAGAGTCCTTTGGGAACTCCGCGCACACGGAATCGATCAATGAAAATCACATCCACCAAAGAAAAGACGGTGAGTGCGATAGCAATAGCGATACCGATGATGAATAAGCGAGTCATGATGTATCTAAGTTTAGGCAGGCTCTGAGCTCGCACACAGCCTGTGACATTTAGACTGAGAAGGTGAAAAAGTCTCAATGGCTCTGGTTCAGCCTCATTCGTTTGGCTGCATTTGCCGTTCCCCTCGTCATCACCTTGTGGTTGGGCATCACTCCCTGGCTTGCAGCTCTGCTATCCGCGATTATCGGTTTCTGCATTTCCTACATTTTCTTTGCAAACCGTCGCAATGCCCTCTCGACGACAATGTATGAAAAGCGGGCAGCTAGAGCAGCTGCAAAAGCAGATAAAGACGCTGAAGCTGAAGATGCTGAGGTTGAGAACCTGCTAGCTGAAGAAGGCGAAGGCAAGGCCTAAGCCGTAGAGCAAACCCGTCAAGCTCGAGAGTTTGAGAGACAGGATGTATTCCTGTGCCGACTTGGATGTCAGGGTAATCAGACATGCAGGCAACGCAGCCAACAACGCCAAGTACGTCAACTGCACCGCGGGATAGAACAAACCTAAATAGGCGACGATTCCAAAGGGAAGAAGAAGGAGAACGCAGAACAAGACTGCAGAAGCTCGAGCTCCCATGCGGACAGCGAGTGTCTTCTTGCCAGCTTGAGTGTCCGTAGGGATATCCCGGATGTTGTTTACGACCAGAACAGCACAAGATATGAAGCCGATTCCCACGGCACCAAAAATACTTTCGTCGTTAACGAGGCCTGCCTGAACATAGGTTGTTCCCATCGTTGCGACCAAACCGAAGAAGATGAACACCATGACTTCGCCTAAGCCGGCATATCCATATGGCCGCCTTCCGCCGGTATAGAACCAGGCAGCTGCAAGAGCAAGCACTCCGATTGCCGTAATCCACCACAGCTGGGTCATGATCTCAATTGCCAAGCCGGCCGCTGCGGCGATACCAAAGAATGCGAGAGCTACTGCAAGAACCCGCTTGGGCGCAACCGCTCCAGATCCTGTGAGCCGAGGAGGTCCCACACGAAAGTCATCAGTGCCACGAATGCCATCCGAATAGTCGTTGGAGTAGTTGACACCAATCTGCAAAGCAAGAGCAACGACAAGACACAGCAAAGCTAGCGGGGCGTTGAACTTGTCGAGAATAGATGCTGCGCCCGACCCGATCAGAACTGGGGCAACAGCAAGAGGGAGTGTGCGAATACGAGCACCTGAAATCCAATCGCCCACAGTTGCCGGTTTGGGCTTGTGCGACTGGTTCTTCTTCTTAGACGTGCTCATACCTTGAGCCTACTTCTGTGCCGAGGCATATTCGGAAAGTGAAACCATGTCAGGTTTGCCTGAACTAAGCCGAGGAATTTCAGGGATAAAACAGACAACTTTGGGTGCTGCGACGCGACCAAGTTTTGCCACGATGGCGTCATAAACCGTTGCAGAAATCTCTCCAGTGTCAGGAACACCTGGAATAACCACGGCAGGACGGAGACCCCATTCCGAATCAGGAATATGAACGACTACCGCGGAATAACAGCCCTTGATGCCTGTAACGACGGCCTCGACAGCATCCAGATCAATCTTCAAACCCCCGGAAGTAATGACCCTGTCAAGTCGCCCAAGCACCGTTAGAGTCCCCTCAACAAAAGACCCAGCATCACCTGTTCGGTACCATCTCATTTCATTCCGATTTAGGAATACATCAGAAGTTCGCTCTGGATTACCCACATACTCGGTTGCCAACTGTGGTGCTGCAATGAGAATTTCGCCCGTGTCTGAATCAATCTCTATGGTCACTCCTGGAAGCGGAACACCGTCGTATACACAGCCACCAGCCGTTTCACTAGAGCCATAGGTGGTCACAATGTTGAGACCTGCTTGTTCTGCTCTTTCGCGCAGATCGCTCTCGAGCGCCTGGCCACCAATCAAGATGGCAGACAGAGACCGTGCTGTTTCTGCACGGTCGGGATGTTCCTCAATCTCATCAAGAACCCGAGCAAGTTGAACAGGAACAAGAGCTGTGTAGCGACGCTGTCCTGTCATCTGCTCAATGGCATCAAGGAACGTCTTTGCATCGAATGGTCCCGCTGGCATAAAGACAGGTTCAGTGCCCGAATACAGTGAACGAACAAGAACCGAAACTCCTGCTATATAGGTCAACGGTAATGCGAGGAGCCATTGCCCTGGTCCACCCAGGCGTTCATGTGCAGCATGCGCACTTGCGTGAAGTGCCGCTGCACTCAACGCAACTGTTTTTGGTGGACCAGAGGTGCCCGAAGTTTGTATGAGCAGTGCAGTGCCATCGGGAGCTTGTAAGACTGTCTCTTCGTTGGCAGTCACAAGTCTGGATGCTCTTGGGTCCCGAACCAAGACGGCAGGTCCGCCGCCAGCGAGAGCGCGCGCTAAATGTTCTTGCACCTGTTCCGGTGCAGTGGCATCACAAAGAACAATCTCAGCCATATTTAGTAGTGCCAGGGAAAAGCAGACCAGTCAGGGTCTCGCTTTTCCAGGAATGAATCTCTGCCTTCGACGGCTTCATCTGTTCCATAAGCCAAACGGGTAGCTTCCCCAGCAAAAACCTGTTGCCCCATGATGCCGTCATCGACCGCGTTGAAGGCGAACTTCAACATGCGAATAGCTGTGGGAGATTTCGTCATAATCGTGCGTGCCCACGCAAGTGCTTCTGTTTCGAGATCAGCATGATCAACAACCTTGTTTACAGCACCCATTTCATAGGCCCGCTGCGCGCTGTATTCCTCAGCAAGGAAGAACACCTCACGAGCAAACTTCTGGCCAACCTGCCTCGCAAAGTAAGCGCTGCCATATCCAGCATCAAAAGAACCAACGTCGGCGTCTGTTTGCTTGAAGTGCGCATGCTCACGGCTGGCAATAGTCAGATCACAGACCACGTGCAGTGAGTGTCCACCACCAGCTGCCCATCCAGGAACTACTGCGATGACAACCTTGGGCATTGTTCTGATCAGGCGTTGAACCTCCAAGATGTGGAGACGGCCAGTGCCAGTTGAACCATCGGCATATTCGTATCCGGCTTTTCCGCGGATACGCTGATCCCCACCCGAGCAAAATGCCCAGCCGCCATCTTTCGGGCTAGGCCCGTTGCCTGTGATGAGAACGACGCCCACTTTGCTGTTCTGCCTTGCATCATCAAGGGCACGATATAACTCATCAACGGTATGAGGACGAAAAGCGTTCCGCACCTCGGGACGATTAAAGGCAATACGGGCAACTTGCCCCATCACGTCGAGGTGGTAGGTAATATCCGTGAACCCTTCAGAACCGGGTGCGACAACCCACTCAGTGGGGTCAAAAATCTCAGAAACCTCAGATGCCATAACACCAGCCTACGCAAGCTCAGGCGATGAGTGGGAGACTAGGCAGGTGGAACCAACCCTAAACGAGCTCAGAAACAGCGCGCATGTGCTCTCTCTCCCGCTTGCTGTGAAATTCCGTGGCATCTGGTCACGAGAAATCATGCTCTTCAAGGGACCCCAAGGGTGGACCGAATTTAGTCCCTTTGTTGAGTACAACGATGATGAGGCCGTGCACTGGCTCAAAGCTGCGATTGAATTCGGATGGACTCCCGCAGCGCCACTTGTTCGGGATTCAGTGATGGTCAACGCAACCATTCCGGCTGTGGCTGCCGAACATGTTCCCGCAGTTTTGGCGCACTTTGATGGCTGCAGAACAGCCAAAGTCAAGGTGTGTGAATCGGGTCAGACTTTGGCAGACGATATTGCCCGGGTGAGGGCTGTTCGTGCAGCCATGGGACCTGAAGGACGCATTCGTCTGGACGCCAATGGCGGATGGAATGTTGATGAGGCGGAGCATGCTTTCCATGCTTTAGCCGAATTCGACCTCGAATATGTTGAACAGCCGTGTTCCACACTTGAGGAACTGGCTGAGCTACGCGAGCGCACCCACTACTTGGACATACCTATCGCTGCAGATGAGAGTATCCGCAAAGCTGAAGATCCTCTTGCCGTTGCCCAGGCTATTGCAGCGGACATTCTGGTGCTCAAAGCTCAGCCGTTGGGAGGAATTTCATCCATCCTTGAGATTGCTGAGCAGGTAACTCTTCCCGTGGTGCTCTCAAGTGCGCTGGAATCCTCTGTGGGTATCTCGATGGGCTTGCATGCGGCAGCTGCTCTTCCACAGTTGGAATACGACTGTGGTTTGGGAACTGCCTCTCTGCTGGCTGCTGACGTCACCAAGAAGCCTCTTCTTGCCCAGGCCGGATCAATCTCTGTCCAGAGAGTTGATGTCGACGAGGAGATGCTCAGCAGCTTGGCCGCTCCTCCAGACACCACTGCGTGGTGGCTGGAGCGACTAGAGCGCTGCTACGCCCTGTTATAAACCGGAGTAGGCGTGTAAGCCCTTGAAGAAGATGTTCACGACTGTGAAGTTGAAGATCACGGCAGCGAAACCAACAATGGCAAGCCACGCGGAGCGTGTGCCACGCCATCCACGTGTCGACCGGGCGTGAATGTAGCCGGCGTAGACGGTCCAGATGATGAAGGTCCACACTTCTTTGGTGTCCCAGCCCCAGTATCGTCCCCACGCCTTTTCTGCCCAGATTGCCCCGGCGATGAGAGTGAATGTCCACATCACAAAGCCGATGATGATGAGACGGTAAGCGTAGTTCTCGAGTTGAACAGAGTCAGGTAACCGGGTGAGGAATCCCAAACGGGTCTTTTCGTTCGCCGCGACGGCATTCTCGCGTTTGGTCTGAAGGAGTTGCATCAGCGAGAGAGCGAAGCCCAAGGCAAAGAATCCTGTTGCCAGTGTCGCCACGAAGACGTGAATAACGAGCCAGTAGGACTGCAGTGCTGGCGGAAGCGGAACTACTTCGACGTAGTAGCGGGTTGCAGCCAGCCCCAGTAGCAACAGCACCAAACCGGTAATGAAGGCACCGAGGAATTTCATATCCCACTTGAGGTTCACAATGAGGAACACGGCAACAATGACCAGAGTTCCTGTCATGGCGAACTCATACATGTTCGCCCAAGGAACACGTGAGGCAGCAAATCCTCGCATCATGGTTGCGGCGAATTGGAGAATGAATCCCAAAACCGTCAGTGACATTGCGATGCGAGCAAGCTTGCGGCGTTCAGGCACAACCGCGACGGTGCTGGCTTCACCCACAGGAGCAGAATCTGTGCTCGCACCCTTGGCTAGATCCAGGGTGAACAACACAAAGGCGATGGCGTAAATCGCCATCGAAGAGTAGAGGGCAAGGACGGAATACTGCGAAAGAGTGTCTGTCACGAGTTCAATCCTAGAGCTCGGTGAATTTTGTCTTTGAGGGCTTTAACAGCACTTTCCAAGCTTGGGTCGTCACCACGTGCCAAACCAGCGCATTCCGCTGTGACCGAACCATCAGAATTTTCTGTGACCGAAACCCACATGCGGCGGCGAGGGATAAACAATGACACTAACAAGCCGGCAAGAGCGGCCATGGAGAAGACAAGCACCCAGCCTTGTGTTGGGTCACGGTGAATATCGAGCGAGACAAACTTCTTTACCCCGTCAAACGTGACAGTGCCCAAACCTTGAGGTAACTCGACAGTTTCACCGATTTTCATCTCGAGGGACTTCTGCGGAGCCTTGCGTCCAGCGAGCTTGGTCATGTCTTCTGTATCAAGTGCATAAACAGAACGAGGAATACCGTCATCAAGACCGAGGTCACCAGAGTAGACGTCGAGGGTGAGGCGAGGATCTACGAGGTCTGGATACATCGAGAAGAATGCTCCGCTGTGTCCCTCGCTGACCGTGGGATAGAAGAACCCGATCAACCCGACTTGTTCCTTCAGGCCGTCTGGGAGTTTGATCACACCCAGTGAGGTGAGGTTCTTATCTTGTGGCAAGAAGTTCACCGAGTCGGTGAAAATAACGTTCCCCTCAGGGTCACGAACAGTGACAGTTGGGGCGTAGCCATTACCCAGGAGGTAAACGTCAGTGCCCTCAATGCGCAAAGGCTCGTTAACT
Coding sequences:
- a CDS encoding PLDc N-terminal domain-containing protein — translated: MTRLFIIGIAIAIALTVFSLVDVIFIDRFRVRGVPKGLWIVVVIVIPVVGPILWFTVGRGPKGKGPRGTIAPDDDPDFLRGLNFPPKDPPGGSS
- a CDS encoding DUF4229 domain-containing protein produces the protein MKKSQWLWFSLIRLAAFAVPLVITLWLGITPWLAALLSAIIGFCISYIFFANRRNALSTTMYEKRAARAAAKADKDAEAEDAEVENLLAEEGEGKA
- a CDS encoding 1,4-dihydroxy-2-naphthoate polyprenyltransferase, with translation MSTSKKKNQSHKPKPATVGDWISGARIRTLPLAVAPVLIGSGAASILDKFNAPLALLCLVVALALQIGVNYSNDYSDGIRGTDDFRVGPPRLTGSGAVAPKRVLAVALAFFGIAAAAGLAIEIMTQLWWITAIGVLALAAAWFYTGGRRPYGYAGLGEVMVFIFFGLVATMGTTYVQAGLVNDESIFGAVGIGFISCAVLVVNNIRDIPTDTQAGKKTLAVRMGARASAVLFCVLLLLPFGIVAYLGLFYPAVQLTYLALLAALPACLITLTSKSAQEYILSLKLSSLTGLLYGLGLAFAFFS
- a CDS encoding AMP-binding protein codes for the protein MAEIVLCDATAPEQVQEHLARALAGGGPAVLVRDPRASRLVTANEETVLQAPDGTALLIQTSGTSGPPKTVALSAAALHASAHAAHERLGGPGQWLLALPLTYIAGVSVLVRSLYSGTEPVFMPAGPFDAKTFLDAIEQMTGQRRYTALVPVQLARVLDEIEEHPDRAETARSLSAILIGGQALESDLRERAEQAGLNIVTTYGSSETAGGCVYDGVPLPGVTIEIDSDTGEILIAAPQLATEYVGNPERTSDVFLNRNEMRWYRTGDAGSFVEGTLTVLGRLDRVITSGGLKIDLDAVEAVVTGIKGCYSAVVVHIPDSEWGLRPAVVIPGVPDTGEISATVYDAIVAKLGRVAAPKVVCFIPEIPRLSSGKPDMVSLSEYASAQK
- a CDS encoding 1,4-dihydroxy-2-naphthoyl-CoA synthase, yielding MASEVSEIFDPTEWVVAPGSEGFTDITYHLDVMGQVARIAFNRPEVRNAFRPHTVDELYRALDDARQNSKVGVVLITGNGPSPKDGGWAFCSGGDQRIRGKAGYEYADGSTGTGRLHILEVQRLIRTMPKVVIAVVPGWAAGGGHSLHVVCDLTIASREHAHFKQTDADVGSFDAGYGSAYFARQVGQKFAREVFFLAEEYSAQRAYEMGAVNKVVDHADLETEALAWARTIMTKSPTAIRMLKFAFNAVDDGIMGQQVFAGEATRLAYGTDEAVEGRDSFLEKRDPDWSAFPWHY
- a CDS encoding o-succinylbenzoate synthase, with product MEPTLNELRNSAHVLSLPLAVKFRGIWSREIMLFKGPQGWTEFSPFVEYNDDEAVHWLKAAIEFGWTPAAPLVRDSVMVNATIPAVAAEHVPAVLAHFDGCRTAKVKVCESGQTLADDIARVRAVRAAMGPEGRIRLDANGGWNVDEAEHAFHALAEFDLEYVEQPCSTLEELAELRERTHYLDIPIAADESIRKAEDPLAVAQAIAADILVLKAQPLGGISSILEIAEQVTLPVVLSSALESSVGISMGLHAAAALPQLEYDCGLGTASLLAADVTKKPLLAQAGSISVQRVDVDEEMLSSLAAPPDTTAWWLERLERCYALL
- the ccsB gene encoding c-type cytochrome biogenesis protein CcsB; translated protein: MTDTLSQYSVLALYSSMAIYAIAFVLFTLDLAKGASTDSAPVGEASTVAVVPERRKLARIAMSLTVLGFILQFAATMMRGFAASRVPWANMYEFAMTGTLVIVAVFLIVNLKWDMKFLGAFITGLVLLLLGLAATRYYVEVVPLPPALQSYWLVIHVFVATLATGFFALGFALSLMQLLQTKRENAVAANEKTRLGFLTRLPDSVQLENYAYRLIIIGFVMWTFTLIAGAIWAEKAWGRYWGWDTKEVWTFIIWTVYAGYIHARSTRGWRGTRSAWLAIVGFAAVIFNFTVVNIFFKGLHAYSGL